From a single Lolium rigidum isolate FL_2022 chromosome 7, APGP_CSIRO_Lrig_0.1, whole genome shotgun sequence genomic region:
- the LOC124674765 gene encoding acetyl-CoA acetyltransferase, cytosolic 1-like — MGSDNIGPRDVCVVGVARTPMGGFLGALSSLPATKLGSVAIEAALKRANVDPSLVQEVFFGNVLSANLGQAPARQAALGAGIPNTVVCSTVNKVCASGMKATMFAAQSIQLGTNDIVVAGGMESMSNAPKYIAEARKGSRFGHDSLIDGMLKDGLWDVYGDYAMGVCAELCADNHALTREDQDAFAIQSNERGIAARDSGAFAWEIVPIEVPVGRGKPPILVEKDESLDKFDPVKLRKLRPSFKENAGTVTAGNASSISDGAAALVLVSGQKAQELGLQVLARIKGFSDAAQAPELFTTTPALAIPKALAHAGLESSCVDFYEINEAFAAVALANQKLLGIPSEKVNVHGGAVSLGHPLGCSGARILVTLLGVLREKGGKIGVAGVCNGGGGASALVLELA; from the exons ATGGGTTCAGACAACATCGGCCCGAGAG ATGTCTGTGTTGTTGGGGTTGCACGCACCCCTATGGGTGGTTTCCTTGGTGCCCTGTCTTCCCTGCCTGCTACTAAGCTTGGTTCCGTAGCTATTGAAG CTGCTCTCAAGAGGGCAAATGTGGATCCATCCCTTGTGCAGGAGGTCTTCTTTGGCAATGTCTTGAGTGCTAACTTGGGGCAGGCTCCTGCGAGACAAGCTGCTCTAGGTGCAGGGATACCAAACACGGTTGTTTGCAGCACTGTCAACAAAGTCTGCGCATCTGGCATGAAAG CAACGATGTTTGCTGCACAGTCAATTCAACTGGGCACCAACGATATTGTGGTGGCTGGGGGCATGGAAAGCATGTCGAATGCTCCCAAATACATTGCTGAGGCTAG AAAAGGTTCTCGTTTCGGACATGATAGCCTCATTGATGGTATGCTTAAGGATGGCCTTTGGGATGTATACGGTGATTATGCCATGGGAGTGTGTGCTGAGCTTTGTGCTGACAATCATGCTCTGACAAGGGAAGACCAG GATGCTTTTGCTATTCAAAGTAATGAGCGTGGAATTGCTGCTCGTGACAGTGGCGCCTTTGCATGGGAGATTGTTCCG ATTGAAGTTCCTGTTGGCAGAGGGAAACCACCAATACTTGTTGAGAAAGATGAGAGCCTTGATAAG TTTGACCCAGTGAAACTGAGGAAGCTCCGCCCAAGTTTCAAGGAGAATGCCGGTACTGTTACCGCTGGGAATGCTTCTAGTATAAG TGATGGTGCTGCTGCATTAGTATTGGTAAGTGGGCAGAAGGCTCAAGAACTTGGTCTACAAGTCCTTGCAAGGATCAAAGGATTTAGTGATGCGGCTCAA GCTCCTGAGTTATTTACCACTACCCCGGCGCTTGCCATACCAAAGGCTCTCGCCCATGCTGGCTTAGAgtcttcttgtgttgatttttatGAAATTAACGAAGCCTTTGCG GCTGTTGCACTTGCAAATCAAAAGCTTCTTGGGATTCCTTCA GAAAAGGTTAATGTACATGGAGGGGCTGTGTCTTTAGGACACCCTCTTGGATGCAGTGGTGCTCGCATTTTGGTCACTCTTCTGGGT GTTCTCAGGGAGAAGGGTGGCAAGATCGGGGTGGCTGGTGTATGCAATGGCGGAGGCGGAGCATCGGCACTTGTTCTCGAGCTCGCATAG